One region of Candidatus Methanoplasma cognatum genomic DNA includes:
- a CDS encoding nucleotidyltransferase domain-containing protein: MIRIGNDEIQRIRGIVEPIASRRGGFERIYLFGSRARGDGTEKSDYDFCVYPDDDVSLLKLVGLMNDLTAGLESEVDIVDATALKAGDVFISEIERDGVLVYER, from the coding sequence ATGATCAGGATCGGCAACGATGAGATTCAGCGCATTCGCGGAATAGTCGAGCCGATAGCATCGAGAAGAGGCGGATTCGAACGGATATATCTGTTCGGTTCCCGCGCCAGAGGCGACGGAACTGAAAAAAGCGATTATGATTTCTGCGTATATCCTGATGATGATGTAAGCCTCCTTAAACTGGTGGGCCTCATGAACGATCTGACAGCAGGTCTGGAAAGCGAAGTGGATATAGTAGATGCTACCGCACTGAAGGCTGGAGATGTCTTCATAAGTGAAATCGAAAGAGACGGGGTACTGGTCTATGAAAGATGA
- a CDS encoding DUF86 domain-containing protein, whose translation MKDECGPLYALGMIIRFCNSIRSAMERFGNDEEDFLGDELYQNSCCFALIQIGEYVKKLPKEITKEHPDIEWSEFAGLRDFIAHSYHKTNMHRIWIIMTEDIPLLKPRCETILDELKNE comes from the coding sequence ATGAAAGATGAGTGCGGCCCGTTATATGCTCTTGGGATGATCATCAGATTCTGTAATTCTATAAGATCGGCAATGGAACGTTTCGGAAATGATGAAGAAGACTTCCTCGGAGATGAGTTGTACCAGAACAGCTGCTGCTTTGCACTCATACAGATTGGGGAGTATGTGAAGAAACTCCCGAAAGAGATCACGAAAGAACATCCGGACATAGAATGGTCTGAATTTGCCGGGTTGCGCGACTTTATAGCACACAGTTACCACAAGACCAATATGCACAGAATATGGATCATCATGACAGAGGACATTCCTCTCCTGAAACCCAGATGTGAAACGATTCTAGATGAGTTGAAAAATGAATAG
- a CDS encoding ferrochelatase: MSEKTFVLLIGHGSRLPFNKEMVDMHAGLLKNKGYCVRTAFNEMTDPSIEDAMGSMAADGVSEIVALPLFVASGRHTTQDIPCKLGIPEGYGSFVSTKYGKDIMIHYNEPFGDDPGVTQVLLEKLKKVGCSENTGVLLVAHGSPMKHNADLVNMTSDRLKASGVRNVFAGFNEYNEPTIEHSYEEMMNAGFDRIIVLPMFLASGAHIGEEIPEKLGIPAGSNGGIVEREGRNIAIFYAEPLGLNPDMNDILVKKIGKPVALR, translated from the coding sequence ATGTCTGAGAAGACTTTCGTGCTGCTGATCGGACACGGGTCCAGGCTGCCGTTCAACAAAGAAATGGTCGATATGCATGCAGGATTGCTAAAAAATAAAGGATATTGCGTCCGCACCGCATTCAATGAAATGACCGACCCTTCAATAGAAGATGCTATGGGATCAATGGCCGCTGACGGCGTCAGCGAGATCGTTGCGCTGCCGCTTTTTGTAGCGTCTGGGAGGCATACGACACAGGACATACCATGCAAACTCGGAATACCGGAAGGATACGGGAGCTTTGTGTCGACCAAGTATGGCAAAGACATCATGATCCATTACAATGAGCCCTTTGGCGATGACCCTGGCGTCACGCAGGTCCTGCTGGAGAAGCTGAAGAAGGTAGGCTGCTCCGAAAACACCGGAGTATTGCTTGTTGCACATGGCTCCCCAATGAAACATAACGCCGACCTTGTCAACATGACATCCGACCGCCTGAAAGCATCCGGCGTCAGGAATGTGTTTGCCGGTTTCAACGAATATAATGAACCGACCATAGAGCATTCGTACGAAGAGATGATGAATGCCGGGTTTGATAGGATCATCGTGCTTCCTATGTTCCTCGCTTCCGGCGCCCATATCGGTGAGGAGATACCGGAGAAATTGGGCATACCTGCAGGCAGCAACGGGGGGATTGTGGAAAGAGAAGGCAGAAATATCGCGATATTTTATGCCGAGCCCCTTGGACTAAATCCTGACATGAATGACATTCTTGTCAAAAAGATCGGGAAGCCGGTTGCATTGCGTTGA
- the cobJ gene encoding precorrin-3B C(17)-methyltransferase — translation MSVQGDDIMSGKLYVVGFGPGNKEDMTLRAVSAVENADLVIGYTTYTDILKEYFPDKTYKTTGMMKEVERCRIAIEEADKGLTVAMVSSGDSGIYGMAGIIYQMADEIGSDIEIETVPGVTAASSAASILGAPLMHDLAIISLSDLMTPLDLIMKRIDRASDGDMIIALYNPKSKKRTDHLQKAVEIISGYRSSKTPVGIVRNAGRKDESKKITKLGAIDYDEIDMFCIVIIGNSQTYISKGRMITPRGYEILGV, via the coding sequence ATGTCAGTCCAAGGAGATGACATAATGTCCGGAAAACTGTACGTAGTAGGATTCGGACCCGGAAACAAAGAAGACATGACCCTGCGGGCGGTCAGCGCGGTAGAGAACGCCGACCTTGTGATAGGTTACACCACATACACTGACATCCTAAAGGAGTACTTTCCCGATAAAACATACAAAACGACCGGCATGATGAAAGAGGTTGAGCGGTGCAGGATCGCCATCGAAGAGGCAGATAAAGGACTGACCGTCGCTATGGTGAGCAGCGGAGATTCCGGGATATACGGGATGGCCGGGATAATCTACCAGATGGCCGACGAGATAGGATCTGACATTGAAATAGAGACCGTGCCCGGAGTGACCGCCGCCTCATCCGCCGCCTCGATATTGGGTGCGCCGCTTATGCACGATCTCGCCATCATAAGCCTTTCCGACCTCATGACGCCGCTTGATCTCATCATGAAGCGCATAGACCGCGCAAGCGACGGGGACATGATAATCGCATTGTACAATCCAAAGAGCAAGAAGCGGACGGACCATCTCCAAAAGGCGGTGGAGATCATAAGCGGATATCGCTCTTCAAAGACGCCGGTCGGCATCGTTAGGAATGCCGGCAGAAAGGACGAAAGCAAAAAGATAACAAAGCTGGGTGCGATCGATTATGACGAGATAGATATGTTCTGCATAGTGATAATCGGTAACAGCCAGACTTATATCTCAAAAGGAAGGATGATCACTCCGAGAGGCTATGAGATATTAGGTGTTTGA
- the cobI gene encoding precorrin-2 C(20)-methyltransferase, whose protein sequence is MKGKLYGVSIGPGDPELLTLKAKRTIEECGIIAYPVRVRGEHSTALNIVKGAIDVSGKQVLELVFSMSSDKAVRSSNYGDAITELTSALERGDDVCMITLGDATVYSTFMRVGKDIESRGYEMEVVPGVPSFCDGAARAKIPLTIGTEGLAVVSAAEGSELFCNALDEFDNVVIMKAYGSIDRISEKIESLDHGADVFVVSNVGLDDQYVGPLDKKRKYGYFTTVIVKKRKETKR, encoded by the coding sequence ATGAAAGGAAAACTGTATGGAGTGAGCATAGGTCCCGGCGACCCGGAACTCCTTACCCTAAAAGCTAAAAGAACGATCGAAGAATGCGGCATCATCGCATATCCGGTAAGAGTGCGGGGGGAACACAGCACCGCATTGAACATCGTCAAAGGAGCAATAGATGTCTCGGGAAAACAAGTCTTGGAGCTTGTGTTCAGTATGTCATCCGACAAAGCGGTCCGATCGTCCAACTACGGCGACGCCATAACCGAGTTGACGTCCGCGCTTGAAAGGGGGGACGACGTCTGCATGATAACGCTCGGCGACGCCACCGTGTACAGCACATTCATGCGCGTAGGCAAGGATATCGAGAGCAGAGGCTATGAAATGGAGGTGGTCCCGGGAGTGCCGTCGTTCTGTGACGGTGCCGCAAGGGCAAAGATACCGCTGACGATAGGCACGGAAGGTCTTGCGGTCGTCTCAGCGGCAGAGGGATCTGAACTTTTCTGTAACGCGCTTGACGAGTTCGATAACGTGGTGATAATGAAAGCCTACGGCTCGATAGACAGAATATCCGAAAAGATCGAGAGCCTGGATCACGGAGCGGATGTGTTCGTTGTCAGCAATGTCGGCCTCGATGATCAATATGTCGGACCTCTTGACAAAAAAAGAAAGTACGGCTATTTCACCACTGTGATAGTAAAGAAAAGAAAGGAGACCAAACGATGA
- a CDS encoding SEL1-like repeat protein, translating to MLNDIYKELFDLLNGSNTGDPKALNGLGFMCENGKVVQQDYKEAARLYKLAADKGLADAQNNLGLMYARGKGVDKDHKAALELFKLAAGQGNASAQANLAHMYSEGRGVDRDYKEAFRLYKLAAEQGLARAQSSLGQMYFEGRGAERDYKEAVRLCGLAVKQGDARAQNTLGFMYAWGKGVEQDSNEAVRLYKLAAEQGNADAEANLGFMYAWGKGVEQNHKEAVRLYKLSVEKGNARAQANLGYMYFEGKGVELDFKEAVRLYTLAAEQGDAIAQAELGYRYEWGKGVEQDYKEAFRLYRLAAEQGNAIAQYKVGHMNERILFEKDYAEAAKWYELAARQNESQSQHRLGVFYKEGRPGVARDFVKAKRMLESAAKTYETDAHALDALFELGEMYENGLGVEKNMLLAYKYYAVAAKRDHFRAAKKIEGQPFNASEILELMGNGAPVLKQ from the coding sequence ATGCTTAATGACATTTATAAAGAGCTGTTCGATCTGCTGAACGGATCGAATACCGGAGATCCGAAAGCGCTGAACGGCCTCGGCTTCATGTGTGAAAACGGGAAAGTCGTACAGCAGGATTACAAAGAAGCCGCCAGGCTGTATAAGCTCGCTGCGGATAAAGGACTTGCCGACGCACAAAACAATCTCGGCCTCATGTACGCAAGAGGAAAGGGCGTTGATAAAGATCATAAAGCGGCCCTTGAGCTTTTCAAGCTCGCCGCCGGACAGGGTAATGCGAGCGCGCAAGCCAACCTGGCCCACATGTATTCCGAAGGGAGAGGCGTGGACCGCGACTACAAAGAAGCATTCAGGCTGTACAAGCTGGCGGCGGAACAGGGACTTGCCCGCGCACAATCCAGCCTCGGTCAGATGTATTTCGAAGGGAGAGGCGCGGAACGCGACTACAAAGAAGCCGTTCGGTTATGCGGACTTGCCGTCAAACAGGGCGACGCCAGAGCACAGAACACCCTCGGATTCATGTATGCCTGGGGAAAAGGCGTGGAGCAGGACAGCAACGAAGCCGTCAGGCTGTATAAGCTAGCTGCGGAACAAGGCAATGCGGACGCGGAAGCCAACTTAGGTTTCATGTATGCTTGGGGAAAAGGCGTGGAACAGAACCACAAAGAGGCCGTCAGGCTTTACAAACTTTCAGTGGAAAAGGGTAACGCCAGGGCGCAAGCCAACCTCGGCTACATGTACTTTGAAGGGAAGGGAGTGGAGCTGGACTTCAAGGAGGCCGTCAGGCTGTACACTCTCGCAGCCGAACAGGGAGACGCGATCGCGCAAGCCGAACTCGGCTACAGATATGAATGGGGCAAGGGTGTGGAGCAGGATTACAAAGAGGCCTTCAGATTGTACAGGCTTGCCGCTGAACAGGGCAACGCCATAGCGCAATACAAGGTCGGCCACATGAATGAAAGGATCCTCTTCGAGAAAGATTATGCCGAGGCCGCGAAATGGTATGAGCTGGCGGCAAGACAGAACGAATCGCAGTCACAGCACCGCCTGGGCGTATTCTATAAGGAAGGAAGGCCCGGAGTGGCCAGGGACTTTGTGAAAGCGAAGAGAATGCTGGAATCCGCCGCTAAGACATACGAGACCGACGCGCACGCGCTCGACGCATTGTTCGAATTGGGAGAGATGTACGAGAACGGGCTGGGCGTGGAAAAGAATATGCTCCTTGCCTACAAGTACTACGCTGTCGCGGCCAAAAGGGATCACTTCAGGGCGGCCAAAAAGATAGAAGGACAACCGTTCAATGCCTCGGAGATCCTGGAACTGATGGGAAACGGTGCTCCCGTATTGAAACAATGA
- a CDS encoding nucleoside triphosphate pyrophosphohydrolase → MAVRTVNKLVRDRIPALIIESGEMPNFRIMDNDEFLEALNEKLLEEVAEYQRSKSMEELADILQVICSISEVIGRGFKELEYIKDEKAAERGFFKMQTFLESIDDMK, encoded by the coding sequence ATGGCTGTCAGAACAGTGAATAAGCTCGTCAGGGACAGGATCCCGGCCTTAATAATCGAGAGCGGGGAGATGCCAAACTTCAGGATAATGGACAACGATGAGTTTCTGGAGGCGCTGAACGAAAAACTGCTGGAAGAGGTCGCGGAATACCAGAGATCCAAGAGCATGGAGGAATTGGCGGACATCCTGCAGGTGATCTGTTCGATATCCGAGGTCATCGGCCGCGGCTTTAAAGAGCTTGAATATATAAAGGACGAAAAAGCGGCCGAACGCGGGTTTTTCAAAATGCAGACGTTCCTTGAATCCATTGATGACATGAAATGA
- a CDS encoding GNAT family N-acetyltransferase: MLVRQMTVSDIDSVYEIADKSLGERYVREVFLLFINGWPGGQLIAADDLGNVIGFLSGARLPQDKASIQIFAVDPRRRREGVGSRLLEEFRFRTSMDGRHYIQLEVKEENTGAISFYEKRGFTAIAYLEEFYYDGGSALRMMCSVRGNS, from the coding sequence ATGTTAGTAAGGCAGATGACCGTCTCCGATATAGACAGTGTTTACGAGATCGCAGACAAGTCGCTCGGCGAAAGGTACGTCCGTGAGGTGTTCCTTCTTTTCATCAACGGGTGGCCGGGCGGACAGCTGATTGCAGCGGATGACCTCGGAAATGTGATAGGATTCCTTTCGGGAGCAAGGCTACCGCAGGACAAAGCGTCGATACAGATCTTTGCCGTGGACCCCCGCCGCAGGAGAGAAGGGGTCGGAAGCAGACTGCTGGAGGAATTCAGATTCCGCACCTCAATGGACGGAAGACACTACATACAGCTGGAAGTGAAAGAGGAGAACACCGGCGCCATTTCTTTCTACGAAAAGAGAGGGTTCACGGCCATCGCATATCTGGAGGAATTCTACTACGACGGCGGCAGCGCCCTGAGGATGATGTGCAGCGTGCGGGGGAACTCATGA
- a CDS encoding phospholipase D-like domain-containing protein translates to MVKKRCLALILLLFLSPVLFVENNSSGEITDGVLFSEVQPFGSHEGVSLFNYGPENVNLNGWSITDGEGTLTFAEDICIEPFTRLTIVKTAAADDWFSGRDRVITFDDERIQKKGSFILADAGDDIYLYCGSVLIDAVCYGNKKAEEGWVGEPVSLPSGRYLLRIGSVDTDSLTDWNSTKPGLTNNVFDPELYFDAVVTPFSFPESRGSPIFKEIGQAEREVLISIYLLTSVQLVALLCDLSERGVRVCVLLEGNVLGYDISTELTLMRSLADAGGEVYLINDPAGSYKRFSYFHNKYAVIDSEKVIVTSENWTSSNLGPGCSNRGWGIVAESNGFAEYVRNVFLSDLNQAYGDVRPLLDLYPALKPYQGALSFSGAEDHQETAAFDARIMPVLSPDNSASALKYFIENSDVRVFSQQLDLGSSYKTVAGTSPLRWMLSAAERGVDTRLILDSSANGGRNDEYVNTLNNTTAIKAISVNGRASFSLIHNKGVIMDDLVWVGSVNWTEGSFVNNREFAMVIDSPEVTAFFAELFIEDWGVNEHTIAETGLEITFDVLSFNGEPIYAFYVSGPEHYAYVWDVLGEGILRRSDINMIVCTGLPEGTYTISVAMDGTPYSASCEYTVTDGGGYSFGGDSLWAAAAAGLMAAGGAGVIMRRRNNNR, encoded by the coding sequence ATGGTCAAAAAAAGGTGCCTTGCTCTCATTTTGCTGCTGTTCTTATCGCCCGTGTTGTTCGTTGAAAACAACTCATCGGGGGAAATAACGGACGGGGTCCTTTTCTCCGAGGTGCAGCCCTTCGGCAGCCATGAAGGGGTATCTCTTTTCAACTATGGTCCCGAAAATGTGAATCTTAACGGCTGGTCCATAACCGACGGGGAGGGGACGCTCACATTTGCAGAGGATATCTGTATCGAACCTTTTACAAGGCTGACCATTGTAAAGACCGCCGCCGCAGACGATTGGTTCTCGGGGAGGGACCGCGTGATAACTTTCGACGATGAGCGCATTCAAAAGAAAGGGAGCTTCATACTTGCGGACGCCGGGGACGATATCTACCTTTACTGCGGCAGCGTATTGATCGATGCTGTTTGCTACGGGAACAAAAAGGCAGAAGAGGGCTGGGTCGGGGAGCCCGTAAGTCTGCCCTCAGGCAGATATCTGCTTCGCATAGGCTCCGTGGATACAGATTCTCTTACCGATTGGAACTCTACAAAACCGGGTCTTACCAACAACGTTTTCGATCCGGAACTGTATTTCGACGCCGTCGTGACGCCTTTCAGCTTCCCTGAATCCCGCGGCTCTCCCATTTTCAAAGAGATAGGGCAAGCCGAGCGCGAGGTCCTGATCTCCATCTATCTCCTTACAAGCGTCCAACTGGTCGCCCTCCTTTGTGATCTTTCGGAGAGGGGGGTGAGAGTATGCGTCCTTTTGGAAGGGAATGTGTTAGGATACGATATCAGCACCGAACTCACGCTGATGCGGTCCCTTGCCGATGCGGGAGGCGAGGTGTACCTTATCAACGATCCCGCGGGCAGCTACAAACGGTTCTCATATTTCCACAACAAGTATGCGGTAATTGATTCAGAGAAGGTGATCGTCACTTCCGAGAATTGGACCTCCAGCAACCTGGGCCCGGGCTGTTCGAACCGCGGCTGGGGGATCGTCGCGGAAAGTAACGGTTTCGCAGAATATGTCAGGAACGTGTTCCTCAGCGACCTGAACCAGGCATACGGGGACGTCCGCCCCCTTCTTGATCTCTACCCTGCGCTGAAGCCGTATCAGGGGGCCCTGAGTTTCAGCGGGGCGGAGGATCATCAGGAAACGGCAGCCTTTGACGCCAGGATAATGCCCGTGCTGTCTCCGGATAATTCCGCATCCGCGCTGAAATACTTCATCGAGAATTCCGACGTAAGGGTTTTCTCTCAGCAACTTGACCTGGGAAGCTCCTACAAGACCGTCGCCGGAACCTCTCCGCTGAGGTGGATGCTGTCAGCGGCGGAAAGGGGGGTCGATACGCGATTAATCCTGGACTCCTCCGCGAACGGCGGCAGGAACGACGAATATGTCAACACTCTGAATAATACGACCGCGATCAAAGCTATTTCTGTGAACGGCAGGGCATCGTTCTCCCTCATACACAACAAAGGCGTGATAATGGATGATCTGGTATGGGTAGGCTCGGTAAACTGGACGGAGGGTTCGTTCGTTAACAACAGGGAATTCGCCATGGTCATAGATTCCCCTGAGGTGACCGCGTTCTTTGCCGAGCTGTTCATTGAAGACTGGGGAGTGAATGAGCACACCATTGCGGAGACCGGCCTTGAAATAACATTCGATGTGCTTTCGTTCAACGGGGAACCGATCTATGCGTTCTATGTCTCCGGGCCGGAACATTATGCCTATGTGTGGGACGTTCTGGGCGAAGGCATTCTCAGACGGTCGGACATAAACATGATCGTCTGCACCGGCCTTCCCGAAGGGACCTACACAATAAGTGTGGCGATGGACGGAACGCCTTATTCGGCTTCCTGCGAATATACGGTGACCGACGGAGGAGGTTATTCTTTCGGCGGGGATAGTCTCTGGGCCGCCGCCGCAGCGGGCCTTATGGCCGCCGGCGGTGCAGGCGTTATTATGAGAAGGAGGAATAATAACCGCTGA
- the tpiA gene encoding triose-phosphate isomerase: MTKKVTKPAIIVNFKAYSEVEANGALALAKICEAVTDETGITITVCPPAVDLSLISRSVSIPVLSQNADPYAPGSATGWTTPSMIKGCGAAGTLINHSEHKTPWKRIGECVELSKGVDLMTVVCAENVQSAVQVAEFRPDYVAVEPPELIGGNVSVTTANPAIIEKTVEAVKKVNGSISVLCGAGVKTGEDVKAAIDLGTSGVLLASGVVKAKDPKAALLDLVKRL; this comes from the coding sequence TTGACTAAGAAGGTCACTAAGCCGGCGATCATCGTCAATTTCAAGGCATACAGCGAAGTGGAGGCGAACGGCGCCCTCGCTCTCGCCAAGATATGCGAGGCTGTGACAGATGAAACAGGAATAACCATAACGGTCTGCCCCCCGGCCGTGGACCTTTCGCTGATATCGAGGAGCGTTTCGATCCCCGTTCTGTCTCAGAACGCGGATCCCTACGCACCAGGTTCGGCCACCGGCTGGACCACTCCCTCTATGATTAAGGGATGCGGTGCGGCCGGAACTCTGATCAACCATTCCGAACATAAAACACCCTGGAAAAGGATCGGAGAATGTGTTGAGTTGTCAAAGGGCGTTGACCTTATGACCGTTGTTTGTGCGGAAAATGTCCAATCCGCGGTACAGGTGGCTGAGTTCAGACCGGACTATGTCGCTGTGGAACCTCCGGAGCTCATCGGAGGGAATGTATCGGTGACCACGGCGAACCCCGCCATCATCGAAAAGACCGTGGAGGCCGTAAAAAAGGTGAACGGGTCCATCTCGGTCCTCTGCGGCGCGGGCGTGAAGACCGGCGAAGACGTCAAAGCGGCGATAGATCTCGGCACCTCCGGAGTGCTTCTTGCATCCGGCGTCGTTAAAGCAAAGGACCCCAAAGCAGCGCTCCTTGATCTTGTGAAGCGCCTCTGA
- a CDS encoding fructose-1,6-bisphosphatase: protein MVKEKVTVSVIKADVGSVVGHSRPHPSMMQVAKKILADKQRQGILEDFYVTRVGDDINLFMTHYKGEGNKEIHSAAWECFQEATKIAKSMKLYAAGQDILTDAFSGNVKGAGPGSAEMSFEERGSEPLLFFIADKTEPSAYSPILSRIFLDPFTTTGLVVDARAKKGFDVEVHDVMDSKKVVLSSPEETLSILALLGDTSRYAIKRISSRAGIGPACVISTDKLNLTAGKYIGKDDPVCVCRCQNGLPSVGEYTQPFLMTSWIAGGWMRGSHYGTFYPCSPEESDPTYFDGPPRICCLGFQLNDGKLQGLEDINSKGGDHVPVDFFGNPTFDTARTNAIKTSRFLRTQGPFTPSILPAEEMEYTSRPEVLKELKQRFEKLD from the coding sequence ATGGTTAAAGAGAAAGTGACCGTTTCAGTTATCAAAGCGGACGTAGGTTCCGTTGTAGGACACTCGAGGCCCCATCCTTCTATGATGCAGGTTGCAAAGAAGATCCTGGCAGACAAACAGAGGCAGGGGATCCTTGAAGACTTCTATGTCACCCGCGTGGGGGACGACATAAACCTTTTCATGACCCACTACAAAGGAGAGGGCAACAAAGAGATACACAGCGCCGCGTGGGAGTGTTTCCAGGAAGCCACCAAGATCGCCAAATCCATGAAGCTGTACGCCGCCGGCCAAGACATACTCACCGATGCGTTCTCCGGCAACGTCAAAGGCGCCGGGCCCGGCTCTGCGGAGATGTCGTTCGAGGAAAGAGGATCGGAGCCGCTGTTGTTCTTCATTGCGGACAAGACCGAACCCTCGGCATACTCCCCCATACTTTCCAGGATATTCCTGGACCCCTTCACGACCACCGGACTGGTCGTCGACGCAAGGGCGAAGAAAGGATTCGACGTGGAGGTGCATGATGTCATGGACAGCAAGAAGGTGGTCCTCTCCTCGCCGGAGGAGACCCTCAGCATCCTCGCGCTCCTCGGAGACACCTCAAGATACGCCATTAAAAGAATATCCTCAAGGGCGGGGATCGGTCCGGCATGCGTCATTTCTACCGATAAGCTCAACCTTACCGCAGGTAAATACATCGGAAAGGACGACCCGGTGTGCGTCTGCCGCTGCCAGAACGGCCTCCCGTCTGTCGGGGAGTACACACAGCCGTTCCTTATGACATCCTGGATCGCGGGAGGATGGATGAGGGGTTCTCACTACGGAACATTCTACCCCTGCTCTCCGGAGGAATCCGATCCCACATATTTCGACGGACCTCCGAGGATATGCTGCCTCGGGTTCCAGCTGAATGACGGGAAACTTCAGGGGCTGGAGGATATCAACTCCAAAGGCGGAGACCATGTGCCTGTCGATTTCTTCGGCAACCCAACGTTCGACACCGCCCGCACAAATGCCATAAAGACAAGCAGGTTCCTCAGGACGCAGGGGCCTTTCACTCCCTCGATACTTCCGGCGGAGGAAATGGAATACACTTCCAGGCCGGAGGTTCTCAAGGAATTGAAACAGAGGTTTGAGAAACTTGACTAA